In Streptomyces sp. 71268, the DNA window TCGCGGGAGACGAGGACCTGGTTGATGCCGTCCAGGGTGTGCAGCGCGCCCAACTCGTCGTCGTCCAGCGGGGTTCCGGTGCGCTCCTCCAGGGTGAGGGCCAGCCGGATCAGGTCACCCGAGTTGAGGCCGGCGTTGATCAGGTCGGCGTCGCCCGGCACGCCCTCGATGAGCTGCGGCAGGTCAACGAACTCCAG includes these proteins:
- a CDS encoding phosphopantetheine-binding protein, with amino-acid sequence MSDHLTPGHRLLLEFVDLPQLIEGVPGDADLINAGLNSGDLIRLALTLEERTGTPLDDDELGALHTLDGINQVLVSREAAELTDAAETTPAAATASGEAR